Below is a genomic region from Streptomyces roseoviridis.
GGCCCCGCCTCCTTCCCGTGGGTGCTGCTCGCCCTGGCCGCCCTGGCCTTCGCGATCGTCGGCACGGCCAAGGCCGGCTTCAGGCCCGGCCGCCGCGGCGCCGCCTGACCGGCGCGCGGAAGCCCGTACGACCGAGCCCGGCCCCGGCACGGAAGGGGCCGGGCCTCCGGCATGACCGGCGGTCGCGGCAAACACGACAGTCATGTTTCATCGCCTCCGATTCGGTGCCGCGGACCGCCCGGGTGCGAGACGATGGCGCTCCCCGAAGTCCCCGACCCCGGAGCGTGCGATGCAGCGGCTGACCCGTCCGCACATCGTCGCGGCGGGACTGCGCCTGCTGGAGCGCGAGGGCGCCGCCGGCCTCAGCATGCGCAAGCTCGCCGGCGAACTGGGCAAGGCCCCCGCCGCCGTCTACAAGCACGTCAGCGACAAACGCGAGCTGATGTGCCTGCTGTTCGACGAGGTGTCGCGGCGCATCGAACTGCCGGACCCGGGGGACGACCCCCGTACGGCCATCGTGGCGGCGACCCAGAGCGCGCACCGGGTCCTGGAGGAACACGGCTGGATCGCCGCCGGGATGCTCGACGGCCGCCTGCTCGGCGCCGCCTCGATGCGGCTGTCCGAGTTCATCCTGGACACCCT
It encodes:
- a CDS encoding TetR/AcrR family transcriptional regulator encodes the protein MQRLTRPHIVAAGLRLLEREGAAGLSMRKLAGELGKAPAAVYKHVSDKRELMCLLFDEVSRRIELPDPGDDPRTAIVAATQSAHRVLEEHGWIAAGMLDGRLLGAASMRLSEFILDTLVRDGMSDAQAARVHVAIWEYLVGHLVAARAGAPGLTPCPATGADGAEDYPTVRRVAPLLAGMSDQERFAAGLRALLDGAFAQGRSRTEPPAAPQEPPTAPRQPGTDPGSDRRSPRA